The following are from one region of the Oncorhynchus tshawytscha isolate Ot180627B linkage group LG24, Otsh_v2.0, whole genome shotgun sequence genome:
- the LOC112223521 gene encoding 5'(3')-deoxyribonucleotidase, mitochondrial: MSLLPKIVTLRDRGRILLHDQFKYISAKMSSSSGKRLRVLVDMDGVIADFEGGFLKKYRARYPNEPYITLEDRRGFWVSSQYGNLRSDLCEKAISIWESKDFFIELEPLPGGVQAVKEMAKMENTDVFICTSPIKHYIHCPGEKYAWIEKHLGYDFLDQIILTRDKTVVTGDVLIDDKPDILGVEPNPSWEHILFTACHNKHILPSSSHRRLLSWADDWRGILENKRL; the protein is encoded by the exons ATGTCATTACTGCCCAAGATAGTAACGTTACGCGACAGAGGGAGGATCTTACTCCATGACCAGTTCAAGTATATTTCCGCGAAGATGTCTTCATCCTCTGGTAAGAGACTTCGGGTTCTAGTGGACATGGATGGCGTCATTGCAGACTTCGAAGGGGGATTCCTGAAGAAATACCGGGCCAGGTACCCCAATGAACCGTACATCACCCTGGAGGACAGACGAGGATTCTGGGTGTCGTCTCAGTATGGGAACTTGAGGAGTGACCTGTGT GAGAAGGCCATCAGCATTTGGGAGTCAAAGGACTTCTTTATAGAGCTGGAGCCCCTTCCTGGAGGAGTGCAGGCCGTCAAGGAGATGGCTAAGATGGAGAA CACAGATGTCTTTATTTGCACCAGCCCTATAAAACATTATATCCACTGCCCTGGTGAGAAG TATGCCTGGATAGAGAAGCACCTGGGCTATGATTTCTTGGACCAGATCATCCTAACCAGAGACAAGACTGTGGTGACTGGGGACGTCCTCATAGATGACAAGCCAGACATCCTCG GTGTAGAGCCCAACCCAAGCTGGGAGCACATCCTATTTACAGCCTGCCACAACAAGCACATACTTCCCAGCTCCAGCCACCGGCGCCTGCTCTCTTGGGCAGATGACTGGAGGGGCATCCTGGAGAACAAGAGGCTCTGA